Genomic DNA from Flavobacterium sp. N502540:
ACCACTAAATGTCCGCATCATTACAGCAACCAACCTAAATCTTAAACAAGAAGTTACCGATAAAAGCTTTAGAGAAGACCTTTATTATCGTATCAATACCATGGAAATCGTTCTGCCTCCATTACGGGAACGTCACGAAGATAAAATTCCGCTGGCAGAATATCTTCTCGACAAAATGATTGCAAAATACGACCGAAATACAATACAATTTGACAAAAAAGTACTGGAACAAATTGAAAAACATGCCTGGAATGGCAACATCAGGGAAATGGAAAATAAAATTGAACGCGCTGTTATTCTGTGCGAAAACAATAAAATCACCACTTCCGATTTAGATTTAGAGATCATAACTCCCTACGAAGAAAACCCGGATGACATTCAGCTTTCTTCTGTAGAGAAGGCAGCTGTTGAGAAAGCTTTGCTCAAAAACAACAATAACATCAGTAAAACGGCTGAAGAATTAGGATTATCAAGAGGTTCTTTATACCGTCGTTTAGAAAAATACAACATCAATATCAATTAATATGTTTCAGACCTTCCAAACCTACAAACTGCTGTTTTTAAGATTGATTCTGATTGTATTGATAATCGAAATCTCTTTTTATTTTTTTAAAACAGACCTTTTCTTTACCGGAATCTTTGGCCTTTTTGTGGTATTCCTGCTTGTACGTGAAATGTACTTTTATGTTCGGAATTTTGTTTTGCTTTACAACAAAACCATCTCTTCGATCTTACAAAATGATTTTAGTTCAGATTTTTCACAACATAAATACAATAAAAATTACAACGAATTATTTCTATTGTATGATAATCTAAAAAGTAAACAAAACGAACAGATCTCCAAAGACATTGTCTATCGTTCCATTTTAAATACTATTGAAACCGGGATCATCATTCTGCAAAAAGAAGAAATGGAATGGAACATTTTCCTAATGAACGATCATTTTTCTTCTCATTTTAATGTTCCAAAGGTCTCCAAATGGAAATATCTTAAAGATCAATTACCATCGTTATGTGAAGTTATCGAAGCCGATGATTTTCAGGAAGTCAAAACCTCCTTAGAGATTCGGGTAAAAGAACAAAACATGCAAACCTTTGTATTGCAAGCTTCTAGAACAGAAGTTTTTGGAAAAGATTATTCTATTGTTTTACTGGATTCGATTCAGAATGTAGTCGAAAAAAAAGAAAAAGATGCCTGGGTGAATTTAATGAAAGTCATTTCGCATGAACTCTTAAATTCGATAACCCCTATTCGCTCTATTTGTCAGAATCTTCAGGATTTGGTAGAACAGGACTCCATGTCAACAGAAGATTTAGAGGATGTGAAAAATAGTGTTGAAACTATGTTGAGACGAAGCGATCACCTGCAAAAATTTATTGAAGGTTATCGAAAACTGGCCATGCTGCCCACACCAAAAAAAGAGAAAACAGATTTGCAGGTTTTAATGCACAATTGTCTTCAGATAATGGCTCCGTTATTCAAAGAAAAAAACATTGAAATCCTCAACAAAATTACCACCAAACATTGGATCACTATCGACTCTCAGCAAATCGAACAGGTTTTCATCAACCTATTGACCAATTGTATTTATGCTTTAAAAGACTCCACGGAAAAAATAGTAACGGTGTCAGCAGAATTTAAAGAAAATAGGGCTTTCATTAAAATCATCGACACCGGAAACGGAATCGAA
This window encodes:
- a CDS encoding sensor histidine kinase yields the protein MFQTFQTYKLLFLRLILIVLIIEISFYFFKTDLFFTGIFGLFVVFLLVREMYFYVRNFVLLYNKTISSILQNDFSSDFSQHKYNKNYNELFLLYDNLKSKQNEQISKDIVYRSILNTIETGIIILQKEEMEWNIFLMNDHFSSHFNVPKVSKWKYLKDQLPSLCEVIEADDFQEVKTSLEIRVKEQNMQTFVLQASRTEVFGKDYSIVLLDSIQNVVEKKEKDAWVNLMKVISHELLNSITPIRSICQNLQDLVEQDSMSTEDLEDVKNSVETMLRRSDHLQKFIEGYRKLAMLPTPKKEKTDLQVLMHNCLQIMAPLFKEKNIEILNKITTKHWITIDSQQIEQVFINLLTNCIYALKDSTEKIVTVSAEFKENRAFIKIIDTGNGIEKEIEHKVFLPFFTTRTEGAGIGLTLSKNIIEAHGGYITHRNENGKTTFEICLLE